Below is a genomic region from Fusobacterium russii ATCC 25533.
TTTAAAAAATGGAAAGAAATATAATAATGTATATTTTTTTTTCAAAATGTTTTTAATATAAAAAAATTTTTTAAAAATATACTATGCAAAAATTAAGTTATAGTGTATAATAGCAATGAGTATGATGTATGACTTTTTATTTTGAATGTTCTTTTAATATTGTGATAAGCAACTATATATAGTTTTCCTTTTTCTAATATTAAATTGTTCTATATGCTTTTATAGATATATTCAATTATATTAGTTACTTCATAATTCAATATTATTTTTTTGGAGGTTACAATGAAAGGTACTGTAAAATGGTTTAATAAGGAAAAAGGGTTTGGATTTATTACTGGTGAAGATGGAAAAGATGTTTTCGCTCACTTCTCTCAAATTCAAAAAGAAGGATTCAAAGAATTATTTGAAGGACAAGAAGTAGAATTTGAAATAACTGAAGGTCAAAAAGGACCTCAAGCTTCAAATATAGTTGTTACAAAATAATTATAAAAGATAGTTTGAATTCAAAATAACTCTAAAATTAAGAGTTGTATTATTTAATGTTGATAGATTGTTTTTCCAGTCTATCAACATTTTTAATATAGGCTCTGTGTAAATGTTGTTGATTAAAAAATCTTAGGCAGTTTCAGCAAATCAAAATCTGGAACTATTTTTATTAGAAAATAGAGAAAATATTAATATTATTTTGAAATTAATTCTTTAACTTAAAAATAAATTAAAATTTATACTTTTTTAGTGTATTTTATAAGCAAGGAATAAAAATAAAAAATATAGATTTTAAAATTTGGAAAAATATGTTAAAGTATATATGGAAAAGAAATTTTCTATTAATAGCAAGAGAAATTATTGTACATCAAAAAAATATTTATTATTATAGACTTTTATAAGGAGTGAGAAGATGAACGAAAAATTAGAAAAGATGAGAAACGGAAAAGGATTTATAGCTGCATTAGACCAAAGCGGTGGAAGTACTCCAAAAGCTTTAAAATTATATGGAGTAAATGAAAATGAATATTCTAATGAAGCTGAAATGTTTGAATTAATACATAAAATGAGAACAAGAATAATTAAAAGCCCAGCATTCAATCAAGAAAAAATATTAGGGGCAATTCTATTTGAACAAACAATGGATAGTAAAATTGATGGCAAATACACTGCAGATTTTTTATGGGAAGAAAAAAAAGTACTTCCTTTCTTAAAAATAGACAAAGGTTTAAATGAACTAGATGCAGATGGTGTTCAAACAATGAAAGATAATCCAGGACTTGCAGATTTGTTAAAAAGAGCTAATGAAAGACATATCTTTGGAACAAAAATGCGTTCTGTAATAAAAAAAGCTTCTCCAGAAGGAATAGCAAGAGTTGTTAAACAACAATTTGAAGTTGCAGCTCAAATAGTTGCAGCCGGTTTAGTACCAATAATTGAACCAGAAGTAGATATAAATAATGTTGATAAAGTTGAATGTGAAAAAATACTAAGAGATGAAATTAGAAAGCATTTAAATGCTTTACCAGAAAGTTCTAATGTAATGTTAAAGCTTACTTTACCAACAGTTGAAAATTTCTATGAAGAATTTACAAAACATCCAAGAGTGGTTAGAGTTGTAGCACTATCAGGAGGATATTCAAGAGAAAAGGCAAATGATATTCTATCTAAAAACAAGGGAGTAATAGCAAGTTTCTCAAGAGCTTTAACAGAAGGTTTATCTGCTCAACAAACTGATGCAGAATTTGATAAAACAATAGGAAAAACTATTGAAGGAATTTATGAAGCATCTATAAGTTAATAATTAATAATAAAATTTATAAAATTAAAACCTAGCTCATATTTTGGGCTAGGTTTTTTATATTAATTTTATAAAATCAATTATTTCCTATAAAAGTGCTATAATATAGTATATGAAATATTAGGAGGAATTTTATATGAAAGAAATTAATGCCAGTATAGCCATACAGGTTTTACCAGATGTTAAAAATAATGATGAACTTATTAAAGTTGTAGATGAAGTTATATCATATATAAAAAGTAGAAACCTAAAAACCCATGTTGGACCTTTTGAAACAACTATAGAAGGAAATTATCAAGAATTGATGGAGATAATTAAAGAATGTCAATTGATAGCGATAAAAGCCGGAGCATCTGGACTTATGTCCTATATTAAAATAAATTATAGACCAAAGGGAGATTTATTAAGTATAGATAAGAAAATTTCAAAATATTCATAAATAAATCCCAAATTAAATTTTATATTCTTAAATTTTGATTGACAAATTTCTTGTAATACGATAAACTTGAAATATAAAACAAATTAAAATGGAGGAAATCATGCAAAAAATACTAAAAAAATCTTTAAAAAAATGTCTTAATTTATTAATGTTATCAATGTTAATGCTATTTTTAATAGCTTGTGGAAAGAAAGCTGAAAATAAAAGTTTAGATAAAATCAAAGTAACAACAACTTTAAATTACTTTGTAAACTTAGTTGAAGAAATTGGAAAAGACAAGGTAGAAGTATTAGGTCTTATGAATGAGGGAGAAGATCCTCACCTATATGTAGCAACTGCAGGCGATGTTGAGAAATTGCAAAATGCAGACCTGATTGTTTATGGTGGTTTACATTTGGAAGGAAAAATGGAAGATATATTTAATAAATTATCTGATAAAAATATTTTAAATTTAGGAGAGCAGCTAGATAAGTCTAAATTGACTATGGAAGATGAAAATACTTATGACCCTCATGTTTGGTTTAACACTGAATTTTGGGGTATACAAGCCAAAGCTGTTGCTGATAAATTATCTTCTATGCAACCGGAAAATAAAGAATTTTTTGAAGCTAATTTAAAAGCTTATTTGGAAGAGTTGGCAGTGGCGACAGAGTATGTAAAAAATAGAATAGCTGAAATTCCAGAAGAATCAAGATATTTAATTACAGCACATGATGCTTTCGGATATTTTGCAGATCAATTTGGATTAAAGGTAAAAGCTATACAAGGTGTTTCTACTGACTCAGAAATAGGTACAAAGGAAATAGAAGATTTAGCAAGTTTCATAGTTGAAAAGAATATAAAAGCTATATTTGTAGAATCTTCAGTAAATCATAGAAGTATAGAAGCTCTTCAAGAAGCTGTAAAATCAAAAGGAAAAAATGTTGTTATAGGTGGAGAATTATATTCAGACTCTATGGGAGATAAGGAAAACAATACAGAGACATATATAAAAACATTAAAAGCAAATGTTGATATAATAGCGGACGCTTTAAAATAATAGGAAATTGAACTAGAAATTAGATTGAGGTTATTATGAATGTGATAGAAATTAAGAATCTAACTGTTGCTTATGGCGAAGGAACAGTTTTAGAAAATATAAATTTGGAAATAGAAAAGGGAGATTTCATAGCTCTAGTGGGACCTAACGGAGCAGGTAAGTCAACACTTATAAAAACGATACTGGATTTTTTAAAACCGATAACAGGAACGATAAAAATAAACGGGAAGTCTTATAGAGAAGAGAGAAAAAAAGTTGCTTATGTACCACAGAGAGGAAGTGTAGATTGGGATTTTCCAACTACACTTTTTGATGTTGTTGAAATGGGCTCTTATGGTAGAGTAGGTTTTTTCAAAAGAGTAAGCAAAGAAGAAAAAGAAAAAGTAAAAA
It encodes:
- a CDS encoding metal ABC transporter solute-binding protein, Zn/Mn family, producing the protein MLSMLMLFLIACGKKAENKSLDKIKVTTTLNYFVNLVEEIGKDKVEVLGLMNEGEDPHLYVATAGDVEKLQNADLIVYGGLHLEGKMEDIFNKLSDKNILNLGEQLDKSKLTMEDENTYDPHVWFNTEFWGIQAKAVADKLSSMQPENKEFFEANLKAYLEELAVATEYVKNRIAEIPEESRYLITAHDAFGYFADQFGLKVKAIQGVSTDSEIGTKEIEDLASFIVEKNIKAIFVESSVNHRSIEALQEAVKSKGKNVVIGGELYSDSMGDKENNTETYIKTLKANVDIIADALK
- a CDS encoding cold shock domain-containing protein, with amino-acid sequence MKGTVKWFNKEKGFGFITGEDGKDVFAHFSQIQKEGFKELFEGQEVEFEITEGQKGPQASNIVVTK
- a CDS encoding thiamine-binding protein; the encoded protein is MKEINASIAIQVLPDVKNNDELIKVVDEVISYIKSRNLKTHVGPFETTIEGNYQELMEIIKECQLIAIKAGASGLMSYIKINYRPKGDLLSIDKKISKYS
- a CDS encoding fructose bisphosphate aldolase — its product is MNEKLEKMRNGKGFIAALDQSGGSTPKALKLYGVNENEYSNEAEMFELIHKMRTRIIKSPAFNQEKILGAILFEQTMDSKIDGKYTADFLWEEKKVLPFLKIDKGLNELDADGVQTMKDNPGLADLLKRANERHIFGTKMRSVIKKASPEGIARVVKQQFEVAAQIVAAGLVPIIEPEVDINNVDKVECEKILRDEIRKHLNALPESSNVMLKLTLPTVENFYEEFTKHPRVVRVVALSGGYSREKANDILSKNKGVIASFSRALTEGLSAQQTDAEFDKTIGKTIEGIYEASIS